The sequence GGGCGAGATCACCGAGATCCCGACCGTCGACTGCTCCGAGGAGCACGACGCGCAGGTCTTCCACCTCTTCGACATGGACGACGGCGACTTCCCCGGTGACGACGCCATCAGCACCGCCGCCGAGGAGCAGTGCCTCCCGGCATTCGAAGAGTTCGTCGGCGCCGACTACCAGGAGTCCTCCCTGGACATCAACTTCATCGGCCCGAGCCAGGACACCTGGGACCAGGCGGACGACCGCGAGGTCA is a genomic window of Ruania zhangjianzhongii containing:
- a CDS encoding septum formation family protein; protein product: MNTGRIVRTALAVVGAVGVSASLAACGGQVATAEVGSCVNTSDFEGEITEIPTVDCSEEHDAQVFHLFDMDDGDFPGDDAISTAAEEQCLPAFEEFVGADYQESSLDINFIGPSQDTWDQADDREVICVLYTMDGSTSTESFEGSGL